The Tissierellales bacterium genome includes the window AAAGAAAACTATATAGTTGTATTTACTATGATAAATGCAATAAGGGGATGGAAAGCTGTTTAGAATATCTCCCTGAATATGTCTTCTATAACGAAAGGCATAATGTTAGATGTATTTTTTATATGAAAAAACAACCTTAAAATTTTAAGGTTGTTTGAGTAGTATTCTGGTGCCGAAGGCGGGAATCGAACCCGCACGAGGTTTTAAGCCTCACTGGATTTTGAGTCCAGCGCGTCTGCCAGTTCCACCACTTCGGCTTAATATTAATTTATTATATCATAAAAACTATTTTAGCACAGAAAGACAAAAAAATCAACCTATTTTTATTTCTAGAGTTTCCTCATTATTTCATTAACTCCTCATGTCAACAAACTTTCAGAGGTTACTTCTAACACATGGAAATGTATGCTGAAAGTATTGAAAAATCAAAGTTTAAAAGCTTTAAATATAAAAAATGGGGAAACTTTAAATCTTTATTTAGGAGTTGTAGACATATGGGGACGTACATTTGGTTCGAATTTAAAAGGAAAATTAACAATCCTAAAACATTGTTTTTAATTGTTCTAATGTTGGTTTTATCTTTTCAAAGAATTGGACATTATAGACTGGAAGGAGCAAAGTATTCTTCCTATGTATCCTTCGAGTCATATGGAGAGTCTATTGAAAATCTTGGAAGTATCTTGTTTCAACGATATGGGGAAGGATCAGAAAAAGATAGAGACTCATTTAAGTTATTCATGGACACTGGAGAACAAGTTAAAATTGCAGCAAAAGAAGAAGACTATAGAGAGTGGACAAGATTGTCAGCCTTTGCAGCTTTGATATACGCAAAATCAGCTGCATACGGAGAAGGAGAGCAAGAAAAAGAAAGTTTTAAAAGTGAAGCTATTGAAATATGGAATGAAGTTAGTAATGGCATAGATTATGATGATGTAGATTTTAAATACGGAGATAAAACTGCCTATAAAACCTCTAGTGATTTCCATTTATCTGAAGCAAGGTATTACCATACTCTGTATAAAAAAGGTTTGGATCCAATTGGCAGAAATCATATAAATAGTATAACATTTTTATATCGTTATTTTGACGATATTATACCTATAGCAATTGGGTTTATTGTACTTATTTTAATTTTTGACAATGTAAATGAAGAATGGAGTAATGGAAGTTTAAAATTGGTTCTTACACAACCACTTTCTAGAAAGGAATATTTAGCATCAAAGCTTATTGTTGGGATATTATATAGCTTATTTATTGTTCTGATTCCAGCATTAATTGTTTTAATTGGATTTGGAATTGTAAATGGGTTTCAAAATTATAATTATCCAGTACTATATTTAGGAGAAGGATTTAAAACTATTGAGCCATTACCTAATTATTTAAAACGGGATGTTGATGAAAAAGGTGGCAATGATTTTCAAGGTATTAGTATTTATTCAAATATTCCAGGGTCTAATTCTGGATTAAGTAATAGATTAGTTTTAATACCCCTTTACAAATTTATATTACTATCTCTACTATTACTAACATTCTGCATAATATTCTACGTAACTTTAAACTTACTTATATCATCAACGACAAAAAACAAGATAATAGCTTTTACTATATCAGGACTTATAACATTGATTGGGACAGTTTATAGTCAAAAGTGGATTGTTGGTGACAAGTATAATTTAAGTCCCTTTACAATGAATAATCCAGTGAGAATATTAAACGGTACATATAATGCAACAGCTTTGACTGCATCTATAGTATTGTTAGGGTCAGCCTTAATAATATTTTTATGTAATAATTTATATTATCAAAAGAAAGATTTGTAGTTTAAGTCAATTTAATATAAAGGTGGTGCTATAGTGGATAATAATCATGCAGTAGTTGTTAAAAATTTAAATAAAGCCTATGGAAAAAAGAAGGTATTGAAGGATGTATCTTTCAATATTTCTCATAATGAAATAGTGGGTTTCATCGGTCCAAATGGTGCTGGTAAGTCTACCACTATGAAGTGTTTGTGTAATTTAGTAATCCCTGATAGTGGAGAAATTCAAATTTGTGGAGTAGATTTGTTTAAGGAAAAAGAAAAGGCCTTAAGTTGTCAAGCGTCGTTAATTGAAAGTCCAGGATTATATTTAGATATGATAGGAAGAAAAAATATAGAACTTATAGCAAAAATGAGGGGGGTATCAAAAGAAAGGGTAAAAGAAATTGAAGATTTTACAAAATTGGAAGACAAATTAAATATAAAAGTATCTCAGTATTCTATGGGCATGAAACAAAGGTTAGGGTTAGGAATAGCCCTCCTTAGTAAGCCAAAATTTTTAATTTTAGATGAACCAACTAATGGACTAGATCCTAAAGGGGTTATTGATTTAAGAAATACTTTACAACAATTAATTAAAGAAGAAGATATTTCAATTTTATTCTCTTCTCATCAATTAGGAGAAGTGGAGAAGTTGGCTGATAGAATTATATGTATTAATAATGGAGAAATCATTAATATTCCAGAACTTATTTCGGAACAATTTAGTTATATATTGCAACTTTCTTCTTTAGAAAAGGCCAAGCCTATTATGGAATCTATAGTAGACACTGAAAAGATAGAATATATTTCTTTAGATAGTGTAAAAATTTCTTTAGATAGTCAAGAGACTTTATCAGAAGTGTTATTTCAATTGCTAAAAAATCAAATTTTAGTATTAGATATTAATAAAGCAGAAGTCGATATAGAAGGCATTTATCAGGAAGTTTATGGTGATGAATATGACTAAATTAATTAGGGGAGAATGGATAAAGTTTACTCAGAATAGAAAAAACAGAATATTGATATTATTATTAACTTGTTATTTATTAGGTAGTGTATTCTATTTTATAAAGGCGGATAAGGATTATTATATACAAATGGAAGAGGCTATGAGAGAGCAAAAACGGGAAGCAAGTAATAGGCTGGAAACAATTACTAAGCTTGAGGAAGAAGAGGAAGATTATGAAAGTAATCCAAAAGAGTTAGAGTATTTAGATATAGAGAATACATCGTCTTTAATGTTAGAACATTATTATAGTATGAAGGATCTTAAAGATTGGGAAAGAATGCTTGAAACTGAAAATGAAAAATATAATAATTTAATTTTGGGAGAGGAAAAAGGTTTTATTGAAAAACATGTCTTGAAGGCACGTAGCCAATATCCTACAGAGTTAAAAAGAGAAATAGCAAAAAACGAATACCTAATAAAAAATAATATTAAACCTTATTTTACTCCTTATGAATTAAATGGAATGCAATTTTTAACATTTTTATTAGAAGGTTATTCTCCAATGATATTAATTATATTTTGTGCCATATTATCTATAGATATTTTTTTGGGAGAATTAGAAGAAGGAAGTTATAAATTATGCTTTACTCAACCTTATAATAGAAAGAAAATATATTGGGCTAAAATATTTAGTGTTTTATTATTTGTAATAGGTATAATGTTACTTTTAATGCTGCTATTTTTTATAATTATAAGTTTAATCTATGGAGTAGGTAGTAGTAGGTATCCTAGGGCAATAGGTATCTTAGAAATTTTAACTTCCTTAAGTAGTAATACTGGAAAACTTGGACAGTTCCAAATTATATCTACAAGTAAATATTTATTTTTAGGATATATTTTATTATTCTTTATGATGATTATGACTATATTATCAACTATAACTTTATCAACTTGGATTAATTCACTTTCTAATACTTTAGGATTAGTTACAGGTTTGATGATGTTAAACTATGTATTTGAATCTTTTTTAGAAAATGATTCTATTTTACGGTTTTACTTTCCTCTTTCTTATTTCAATATAGAAGGAGTAGTTTCTGGACAGGTAAATGCATCTTATATTATAGGAGTAATTTTTGCATTAATTATATCTACAATATTAACTATCACTAACTATAAAACCTTTATGAAGAGAGATTTATTAGGAGCTAAAAGTTAATATATATTAGAAAAGTTCACTTAATGGTTTTATCTACTTAGGTGGAGAGTTTTAAAAAAACTAAAATAGAATTTATTTTTATAAGCCAATACTAAGGATAGGAATGGAAATATGAATAATAAAATTACAAGGGGAAAATAATGTGAAAGAAAATGGATATAAAAGAACAAAAAATTTAATAAAACGTACTATGAAATATATTTATACAATTTCTCCAGCAAGCTTTATATTAACTATATTCTTTACAATGCTAGTAGGTTTTACATCTGCTATGTCTATATGGGGCACAAAACTATTGATTAATGGAATAGCTGAAGTAAGTACAAATAAAAATAATAATTTCATAAATATATTGGTTATTTATGCAGCAATTAATATATTTATTCAAGTTATTCAATCATTAAATAATTATATAAATTCAAAGCATCAGCTGAAGATTGACTATAAAATGAGTATGGATATATTAGAAAAATGTAAAGAGTTAAGATTGCAGGACTTCGAGGATGCTGAAATATATAATATATTAGGTAGAGCAGAAATGGAAGGTCAAGCAAAAGTTTATATAACCTATACAAATATTTTAATGATAATAACCCAAATAGCGTCAGTAGTTTCAATATCATCAATAATATTATCTTGGAATTCATATATTTTTTTACTTATATTTATAACTCCAATAATATCTACAATAGTAAATACAAGAATTGGATATATAAATTATAAAATGAGAATGGAAAGAATGAATGAAGTAAGAAAAACCTCATACATTAATTACTTACTTACCAATGATATAGCTTGTAAAGAAGTTAAAACCTATAATATAGGGGAATATTTAATAAATATATTTTCTAGCCTAAAGAAAAAAATACAAGAACAGGATTTAAATATGACTAAGAAAGGGACTAAATGGGCAATAGGATTAAGTTTAATGGAGGAATTAATTAGCTTATTTGTAATATTTAATGTAGTGAAAATGGCTGCAGTAGGAAAAATTTTAGTGGGAGACACTGTAGCCTATATAGATAGTTTAAGCACTATTCAATCAAATGTAAGTAGTTTTTTAAGAAGTTTATCTGAAATATATAATGATATATTATATGTAGAGCAATTTTATAAATTATTAGATTTAGAAATAAAGGGATATGAAGATAGAATAATAGAAATAGATGAAATAAAAGAAATAGAATTTAAAAATGTAAATTATACTTATGAAGGAAGCATAAATAGCACACTTAAAGATATTAATATAAAAATAAATAAAGGACAACTTGTAGGAATCGTTGGTCAAAATGGGTCTGGAAAGACTACCTTTATAAAGCTATTATGTGGATTTTATGATAATTATGAAGGAGAAATATTTATAAATGGAATAGAGTTAAGGAAAATAAAACCGGATAATTTAAGAAAAAGAATGGGGATTATATTTCAGGATTTTAATAAATACGAAATGACTTTAAGAGAAAACATAGGTTTTGGAAACATTGGTGAAATGAATAGTGATGAGAAAATAATGAAAGCCCTAAGGGAAATAAATTTAAGTGAAAAGATAGATAAATTTCCAGATAGAATAGATACACAAATGGGAAAATGGTTTGCAGGAGAAGAATTATCTAAAGGACAGTGGCAAAGAATAGCCCTTGGTAGGGCTTTTATGCGAGATGCAGATGTCTACATATTGGATGAGCCTACATCATCCTTAGATCCTATTAGTGAAAAAGAAATATTTTCATTAGTAACGGAAAAAAGCAGAAAAAAGATAGGTGTTTTTATTACCCATAGAGTGGAAAATATAGTAGAGCTAAATCCAAGGGTAATAGTGTTTTCGGATGGAAGGATAATCGGAGATGGCAGCCATGAAAAATTAGTAAGCAATTGTGAAGAATACATTCAGTTATTAGGAATAAAGGAAGAAAGAAATTATGCTAATATAAATTTTATATAGTTTAAAGTTTTGTTTACTACTTTATTTTTTTAAGATATACTTAATATGTACATAGTTTATACTATAAGAGAAGTTAAGTATTATTAGGGAGCTGATATAGTGAAAAAAGAAAAGTTAATAATTATAGATGGAAGTAGCTTACTTCATAGAGCATTTTATGCACTTCCTTTATTATCTACAAAGGATGGTATATATACTAATGGTGTCCTTGGATTTATGACTATGCTAAATAAAATAAATGAAGATTACAATCCTGAATATATGTGTGTAGCTTTTGATAAAAAAGGGCCTACTTTTAGACATTTAGAATATGAGTTATATAAAGCTCAAAGAGATTCTACTCCTAATGAATTATCCTTGCAGTTTCCAATATTGAAAGAAATTCTTAAGTCTATGAATATATATCAAATGGAAATGGATCAATATGAAGCTGATGATATTGCTGGAACTATTGCTAGGTTAGGCGAGGAAGAAGGTTTAGATGTAATGTTAGTCTCTGGTGATAGAGACTTTTTACAATTAGCCACTGATAATACAAAAGTGCTAATTACTAAAAAAGGAATTACTCAATTGGAAGAATATGATGAGAAAAAGTTTATAGAAACCTATGGTATTACTCCTAAGCAATTTATTGATTTAAAAGGATTAATGGGGGACCAATCAGATAATATACCTGGTGTTCCTGGAATAGGGGAAAAGACGGGTCTTAAATTATTAAAGGAATTTAACTCTATGGAAGGAGTTTATGAAAATATAGATAAGGTTACAGGAAAAAAGAGAAAAGAATCTTTAATTGAACATAAACAAACGGCTTTTTTAAGTAAGAAATTATCAGAAATAATAACAAATATACCCCTAGATCTGACTATAAAGGATTTAAAAGTTGAAGAGCCTAATTGGGATGAATTAATAAAACTATATGAAAAATTTGAACTTAGGAGATTATTAGAACAGCTGCCTCATGACAAAGTTAATATAGAATCAGAGTCTACTTATGAGCCAGAATTTGAAATAATAACTGAAGAAAGCTTTGAAGAGATTGTAGAAGAAATTAAAAATAGTAAAAAATTCGCTTTTAAATTAATTTTTAAATATGAAGATTTTGTTAAGGATGAAATATTAGGAGCTATAATAAAAGTAAAGGATAAGAATGCATATTATATTGATTTTGAAGAGAATTCAAAATCTAAAGATGCTTTTATAACTACTTTTAAACCTATTTTTGAAGATGAGTCTATAGAAAAGATAGGTCATAGACTAAAAGGAGATATTGTAGGCCTATTTAGAGTAGGTATAGATATAAAAAATATAACCTTTGACAGTATGATAGGTCAATATTTATTAAATCCAGCTCAATCTAATTATGATATTGATGAATTAAGTCGGGAACATTTAAATATTAATATTAGAAATGAGGAAGAACTTTTAGGGAAAGGCAGAAAGAAAAAAAGCTATAAAGATCTAAAGGTTCAAGAGAGAGCAAATTATTTTTCGATATTAATTGATATGGTGTTTATGTTGGAAAATCCTATTAAGGGATTAATTGCCAGTCAGGGAATGGAAGAACTTTTTTATAATATTGAACTTCCATTGATAAAGGTATTGGCTAATATGGAATATGTAGGATTTAAGATAAATATTAATGTATTAGAAGAATTAAAGGAAGAATTTAATAAAAAAATTGACAAATTAACGGAAGAGATTTATACTTTGTCGGGAGAAGAATTTAACATAAATTCTCCTAAGCAATTAGGGGAAATCTTGTTTGATAGGCTAGACTTACCAGTCATAAAAAAGACTAAAACTGGATATTCAACAAATGCAGAAGTTTTAGATAAATTAAAGGGAAAACATCCTATCATTGAAAAAATTCTAGAGTATAGACAAATTGTTAAGTTAAAATCTACCTATG containing:
- a CDS encoding ABC transporter permease subunit — translated: MGTYIWFEFKRKINNPKTLFLIVLMLVLSFQRIGHYRLEGAKYSSYVSFESYGESIENLGSILFQRYGEGSEKDRDSFKLFMDTGEQVKIAAKEEDYREWTRLSAFAALIYAKSAAYGEGEQEKESFKSEAIEIWNEVSNGIDYDDVDFKYGDKTAYKTSSDFHLSEARYYHTLYKKGLDPIGRNHINSITFLYRYFDDIIPIAIGFIVLILIFDNVNEEWSNGSLKLVLTQPLSRKEYLASKLIVGILYSLFIVLIPALIVLIGFGIVNGFQNYNYPVLYLGEGFKTIEPLPNYLKRDVDEKGGNDFQGISIYSNIPGSNSGLSNRLVLIPLYKFILLSLLLLTFCIIFYVTLNLLISSTTKNKIIAFTISGLITLIGTVYSQKWIVGDKYNLSPFTMNNPVRILNGTYNATALTASIVLLGSALIIFLCNNLYYQKKDL
- a CDS encoding ABC transporter ATP-binding protein, whose protein sequence is MDNNHAVVVKNLNKAYGKKKVLKDVSFNISHNEIVGFIGPNGAGKSTTMKCLCNLVIPDSGEIQICGVDLFKEKEKALSCQASLIESPGLYLDMIGRKNIELIAKMRGVSKERVKEIEDFTKLEDKLNIKVSQYSMGMKQRLGLGIALLSKPKFLILDEPTNGLDPKGVIDLRNTLQQLIKEEDISILFSSHQLGEVEKLADRIICINNGEIINIPELISEQFSYILQLSSLEKAKPIMESIVDTEKIEYISLDSVKISLDSQETLSEVLFQLLKNQILVLDINKAEVDIEGIYQEVYGDEYD
- a CDS encoding ABC transporter permease codes for the protein MNMTKLIRGEWIKFTQNRKNRILILLLTCYLLGSVFYFIKADKDYYIQMEEAMREQKREASNRLETITKLEEEEEDYESNPKELEYLDIENTSSLMLEHYYSMKDLKDWERMLETENEKYNNLILGEEKGFIEKHVLKARSQYPTELKREIAKNEYLIKNNIKPYFTPYELNGMQFLTFLLEGYSPMILIIFCAILSIDIFLGELEEGSYKLCFTQPYNRKKIYWAKIFSVLLFVIGIMLLLMLLFFIIISLIYGVGSSRYPRAIGILEILTSLSSNTGKLGQFQIISTSKYLFLGYILLFFMMIMTILSTITLSTWINSLSNTLGLVTGLMMLNYVFESFLENDSILRFYFPLSYFNIEGVVSGQVNASYIIGVIFALIISTILTITNYKTFMKRDLLGAKS
- a CDS encoding ABC transporter ATP-binding protein, with amino-acid sequence MKENGYKRTKNLIKRTMKYIYTISPASFILTIFFTMLVGFTSAMSIWGTKLLINGIAEVSTNKNNNFINILVIYAAINIFIQVIQSLNNYINSKHQLKIDYKMSMDILEKCKELRLQDFEDAEIYNILGRAEMEGQAKVYITYTNILMIITQIASVVSISSIILSWNSYIFLLIFITPIISTIVNTRIGYINYKMRMERMNEVRKTSYINYLLTNDIACKEVKTYNIGEYLINIFSSLKKKIQEQDLNMTKKGTKWAIGLSLMEELISLFVIFNVVKMAAVGKILVGDTVAYIDSLSTIQSNVSSFLRSLSEIYNDILYVEQFYKLLDLEIKGYEDRIIEIDEIKEIEFKNVNYTYEGSINSTLKDINIKINKGQLVGIVGQNGSGKTTFIKLLCGFYDNYEGEIFINGIELRKIKPDNLRKRMGIIFQDFNKYEMTLRENIGFGNIGEMNSDEKIMKALREINLSEKIDKFPDRIDTQMGKWFAGEELSKGQWQRIALGRAFMRDADVYILDEPTSSLDPISEKEIFSLVTEKSRKKIGVFITHRVENIVELNPRVIVFSDGRIIGDGSHEKLVSNCEEYIQLLGIKEERNYANINFI
- the polA gene encoding DNA polymerase I, whose product is MKKEKLIIIDGSSLLHRAFYALPLLSTKDGIYTNGVLGFMTMLNKINEDYNPEYMCVAFDKKGPTFRHLEYELYKAQRDSTPNELSLQFPILKEILKSMNIYQMEMDQYEADDIAGTIARLGEEEGLDVMLVSGDRDFLQLATDNTKVLITKKGITQLEEYDEKKFIETYGITPKQFIDLKGLMGDQSDNIPGVPGIGEKTGLKLLKEFNSMEGVYENIDKVTGKKRKESLIEHKQTAFLSKKLSEIITNIPLDLTIKDLKVEEPNWDELIKLYEKFELRRLLEQLPHDKVNIESESTYEPEFEIITEESFEEIVEEIKNSKKFAFKLIFKYEDFVKDEILGAIIKVKDKNAYYIDFEENSKSKDAFITTFKPIFEDESIEKIGHRLKGDIVGLFRVGIDIKNITFDSMIGQYLLNPAQSNYDIDELSREHLNINIRNEEELLGKGRKKKSYKDLKVQERANYFSILIDMVFMLENPIKGLIASQGMEELFYNIELPLIKVLANMEYVGFKININVLEELKEEFNKKIDKLTEEIYTLSGEEFNINSPKQLGEILFDRLDLPVIKKTKTGYSTNAEVLDKLKGKHPIIEKILEYRQIVKLKSTYVDGLMDLIDKETKRIHSSFNQTVTNTGRISSTEPNLQNIPIKTEEGRKIRKAFVTQSEDYILIDGDYSQIELRVLAHITEDEKLQEAFYESEDIHLKTASEVFEVPKEEVTPLLRNRAKAVNFGIVYGISDYGLSRDLDISRKEAKNYIDKYLENYAGVKTYMDSIVELGKKQGYVDTILKRRRYLPELKSRNYAVRSFGERVALNTPIQGSAADIIKVAMVEIYNELERKNMKSKLILQVHDELIIEAHKDEAKEVEKIMANIMENCVKLNVPLEVDMQMGESWYDTK